The following proteins are co-located in the Spirosoma montaniterrae genome:
- a CDS encoding lytic transglycosylase domain-containing protein, whose translation MLTALRPVVSVAARFIPPPIPVADPASVGAAARPLVARPGLAPPDATRLMPRTTLTSALTAPELPLLADVNFCGECLPIDQTDVVNRWKHVFTLFRPHAADLGNLRQRAEAFFPIIEPIMEKYDIPDDFRYIPLAESGLRPKAVSRMGAAGYWQLMPGTARELGLRVGGRVDERFNVVKATDAACRYLRRLYDVLGSWSLVAAAYNVGPGYIKNQLKRHGHRDYYRMNLPRETRYYLFRVLVYKEVLSRPNEYASFLTPAPAWQS comes from the coding sequence TTGCTTACTGCCCTGCGGCCTGTTGTTAGTGTAGCCGCCAGATTTATTCCTCCTCCAATTCCAGTTGCCGACCCAGCCAGCGTTGGCGCAGCAGCCCGACCTCTCGTGGCCCGGCCTGGATTGGCCCCGCCCGACGCTACCCGGCTTATGCCGCGAACGACCCTCACATCTGCTCTTACAGCCCCCGAATTGCCACTGCTGGCCGACGTTAATTTTTGCGGTGAATGTTTGCCAATCGACCAAACCGACGTGGTCAACCGCTGGAAGCACGTCTTCACCCTGTTTCGGCCCCACGCGGCTGATCTCGGCAACCTCCGCCAACGAGCGGAGGCTTTCTTTCCGATCATCGAGCCGATCATGGAAAAATACGACATTCCCGACGATTTCCGATATATCCCATTGGCTGAGAGCGGTTTACGTCCTAAAGCCGTATCGCGCATGGGTGCGGCTGGCTACTGGCAACTGATGCCCGGCACCGCCCGCGAACTCGGCCTGCGCGTGGGCGGGCGCGTTGATGAGCGGTTCAATGTGGTGAAAGCAACCGATGCCGCCTGTCGGTATCTGCGTCGGCTCTACGACGTGCTGGGGTCGTGGTCGCTGGTAGCGGCAGCGTATAACGTTGGGCCGGGCTACATCAAAAATCAACTGAAACGCCACGGTCATCGCGATTATTACCGCATGAACCTCCCCCGCGAAACCCGCTACTACCTGTTCCGGGTACTGGTCTACAAAGAGGTGCTGTCGCGCCCCAACGAATACGCATCGTTTCTGACCCCCGCCCCCGCCTGGCAATCGTAA
- a CDS encoding MFS transporter: MKNNPRILSAWAFYDWANSVHALVIVSSIFPVYFSATALNEAGGPVIRFLGFQIKNSVLFSYTISAAFLFTALLSPICTAIADYSGRKKAFMKAFCYLGAVSCSLLVFFTRDTTTVAVICFWLSLIGWSGSIVFYNSYLPDIATEDQFDRVSARGYSMGYVGSVLLMILNLVVILKREWFGNISEGLASRLAFLTVGLWWAGFAQIPFNRLPNPVRPATTPGPPADGRLRYLLNGFRELRQVWAEVKQQTLIRRFLVSFFVYSMGVQTVMYVATIFGSDELKMSGSSLIVLVLLLQLVAIPGAYGFSRLSERVGNTYALMVAVVIWIGICAGAYAIRTESQFFVLAGVVGLVMGGIQSLSRSTYAKLIPATHDTASYFSFYDVTEKLSIVFGTLAYGLIEQLTGSMRNSVLALLGFFVVGFLLLWRIPSQKIYATRLQTEGIV, translated from the coding sequence GTGAAAAATAATCCCCGCATTCTTAGTGCCTGGGCGTTTTATGACTGGGCTAATTCGGTACACGCCCTCGTTATTGTATCCAGCATTTTTCCGGTTTATTTCTCGGCAACGGCCCTTAATGAAGCGGGTGGGCCGGTGATACGTTTTCTGGGTTTTCAGATTAAAAATTCAGTACTGTTTTCCTACACCATATCGGCGGCTTTCCTGTTTACCGCCCTGCTGTCGCCTATCTGTACGGCCATTGCCGACTACAGCGGTCGCAAAAAGGCGTTTATGAAAGCGTTTTGCTACCTCGGTGCCGTGAGTTGCAGCCTGCTGGTTTTCTTCACCCGCGACACCACCACGGTTGCTGTTATCTGCTTCTGGCTCAGCCTGATTGGCTGGAGCGGCAGCATCGTTTTTTACAATTCGTATCTGCCCGATATTGCCACCGAAGATCAGTTCGACCGGGTGAGCGCACGGGGCTACTCGATGGGCTATGTTGGCAGCGTGTTGCTGATGATCCTGAACTTAGTAGTGATTCTAAAGCGGGAGTGGTTTGGCAATATTTCCGAAGGGCTGGCTTCGCGCCTTGCCTTTCTGACGGTAGGCTTGTGGTGGGCCGGATTCGCTCAGATTCCGTTCAATCGCCTGCCCAACCCGGTTCGGCCTGCTACCACGCCCGGCCCACCCGCCGACGGGCGACTCCGTTACCTGCTCAATGGCTTTCGCGAACTGCGGCAGGTATGGGCTGAGGTGAAGCAACAAACGCTCATCAGGCGGTTTTTGGTCTCGTTTTTCGTGTATAGCATGGGCGTGCAGACGGTCATGTACGTGGCTACGATTTTCGGCTCCGATGAGTTGAAAATGAGTGGCTCAAGCCTGATTGTGCTGGTGTTGCTGTTGCAGTTGGTCGCCATTCCGGGGGCTTATGGCTTCTCGCGGCTGTCGGAGCGGGTGGGTAATACCTACGCGCTGATGGTGGCGGTGGTTATCTGGATTGGCATCTGTGCCGGTGCTTACGCCATCCGTACCGAATCGCAGTTTTTCGTACTGGCGGGCGTAGTCGGGTTGGTGATGGGGGGCATTCAATCGCTGTCGCGGTCGACCTACGCCAAGCTGATTCCTGCCACCCACGACACGGCGTCGTATTTTAGTTTCTACGACGTAACGGAGAAATTATCTATTGTTTTCGGTACGCTGGCTTACGGCCTGATCGAGCAACTGACCGGCAGCATGCGCAATTCGGTGCTGGCCCTGCTGGGCTTCTTCGTCGTGGGGTTTTTGTTGCTCTGGCGCATTCCGTCGCAAAAAATCTATGCCACCCGCTTGCAAACCGAAGGCATCGTGTAG
- a CDS encoding ABC transporter ATP-binding protein encodes MKDAIISIRNLRKSFGDLHVLRGVDLDVYRGENVVVLGRSGTGKSVLIKIIVGLLKPDSGRVNVLGQEVEELSGKALDAFRLKVGFSFQNSALYDSMSIRENLEFPLVRNVRNLSRADINRAVEEALDDVGLSQTINQMPSELSGGQRKRIGIARTLILKPEIMLYDEPTAGLDPITSIDINNLINEVRERYRATSIVITHDLTCAKTVGDRVAMLLDGKFERVGTFEEVFADPDERVQQFYNYNFVN; translated from the coding sequence ATGAAAGACGCCATTATCTCTATCCGCAACCTGCGCAAATCATTTGGCGACCTGCACGTGCTGCGGGGCGTTGACCTCGACGTATATCGGGGCGAAAACGTGGTGGTGCTGGGGCGGTCTGGAACAGGGAAGTCGGTGCTGATTAAAATTATTGTAGGCCTGCTCAAACCCGATAGCGGGCGCGTAAACGTGCTGGGGCAGGAAGTAGAGGAACTGAGCGGCAAAGCATTAGACGCGTTTCGGCTGAAAGTTGGGTTCTCGTTCCAGAACAGCGCGTTGTACGATAGCATGAGCATTCGTGAGAACCTGGAGTTTCCGCTCGTTCGCAATGTGCGCAACCTGAGCCGGGCCGACATTAACCGCGCCGTTGAAGAAGCCTTAGACGACGTGGGCCTGTCGCAGACCATCAACCAAATGCCGTCGGAGCTATCGGGCGGGCAGCGCAAACGCATCGGTATTGCCCGCACGCTGATTCTGAAACCCGAAATTATGCTCTACGATGAACCCACTGCCGGGCTTGACCCCATCACGAGTATCGACATCAATAACCTGATCAATGAAGTGCGCGAACGCTACCGGGCAACCTCCATCGTAATCACGCACGACCTCACCTGCGCCAAAACCGTAGGCGACCGCGTGGCAATGCTGCTCGATGGCAAATTCGAGCGCGTCGGCACGTTCGAGGAAGTTTTTGCCGACCCCGACGAGCGCGTACAGCAGTTTTACAATTACAACTTTGTCAATTAA
- a CDS encoding S1 RNA-binding domain-containing protein, translating to MIEIGRINTLTALRETSVGFFLNEPNGHPDDDVLLPNKYIPEGLRVDDDIDVFIYTDSEDRPIATTLTPAVMRDEFATLQAVAVTNAGAFLDWGLEKDLLVPHREQSRPMTVGQWYVVFVYLDETTNRLVASSKIGKFLDPDVQDLYEGDEVQLLAYERTDLGLNVIINNRYKGLIYANEMFRIVRPGDPAIGYIKRVRDDGGIDVSLQRAGFENVEPNAQRILATLKAENGFLPLTDYSEPGEIYKTLEMSKKTFKKAIGTLYKERRITLETDGIRLVN from the coding sequence ATGATTGAAATAGGACGTATCAACACGCTTACGGCTCTGCGCGAAACCAGCGTTGGCTTTTTCCTGAACGAACCCAACGGCCACCCCGACGACGATGTGCTGTTGCCGAATAAGTACATACCTGAAGGCCTGCGCGTCGACGACGACATCGACGTATTTATTTACACCGATTCAGAAGACCGGCCTATTGCTACTACCCTGACGCCCGCCGTGATGCGCGATGAGTTTGCCACATTGCAGGCTGTGGCCGTAACGAACGCAGGCGCGTTTTTAGACTGGGGACTCGAAAAAGACCTGCTCGTGCCGCACCGCGAACAGAGCCGCCCCATGACTGTGGGGCAGTGGTACGTAGTATTCGTGTATTTAGACGAAACTACCAACCGGCTTGTAGCGTCGAGTAAAATAGGTAAGTTTTTAGACCCCGACGTACAGGATTTATACGAAGGCGATGAGGTTCAATTATTGGCTTATGAACGCACCGACCTCGGCCTCAACGTAATTATCAACAACCGCTACAAGGGGCTGATTTACGCCAACGAAATGTTTCGGATAGTGCGCCCCGGCGATCCGGCCATTGGCTACATCAAGCGCGTTCGCGACGATGGCGGCATCGATGTAAGTCTGCAACGCGCCGGTTTCGAGAACGTTGAGCCGAATGCCCAGCGGATTTTAGCCACGCTTAAAGCCGAAAATGGGTTTTTGCCACTGACCGATTACAGCGAACCGGGCGAGATTTACAAGACGCTCGAAATGAGCAAGAAAACGTTTAAAAAAGCCATCGGTACACTGTACAAAGAACGCCGGATTACACTGGAAACCGATGGTATCCGATTGGTAAACTAA
- a CDS encoding RNA polymerase sigma factor, producing MHLSSSVPSEQVADLMRQHYNTLFDYGLKLTNHDEDLTKDCIQDVFVAFWNHRAEWGQIQSVKAYLLIALRNRITDAQRANRRFVPLLTFPDADESETVLAFSMPEEPALDGGTSAQHLKRAFESLSRRQREAVYLRYYNEMSYTDVAAVMGVKERTVYNLVHEGLQQLRQQLTPARWIMLAGLMAGLLFFLKIFV from the coding sequence ATGCACTTATCTTCGTCTGTTCCGTCTGAACAAGTAGCCGATTTGATGCGGCAGCACTACAACACGCTGTTCGACTACGGTCTGAAGCTAACCAATCATGACGAAGACCTGACCAAAGACTGTATTCAGGACGTGTTTGTTGCCTTCTGGAACCATCGTGCCGAGTGGGGCCAGATTCAATCGGTGAAGGCGTATTTGTTGATTGCATTGCGCAACCGGATTACCGACGCTCAGCGGGCCAACCGGCGATTTGTGCCGCTGCTCACGTTTCCTGATGCCGACGAATCGGAAACGGTGCTTGCTTTCTCGATGCCCGAAGAACCCGCACTGGATGGCGGCACGTCGGCCCAGCACCTCAAACGGGCGTTCGAGTCGTTGTCGCGTCGGCAGCGCGAAGCCGTTTACCTCCGCTACTACAATGAAATGAGCTATACCGACGTAGCCGCCGTGATGGGCGTAAAAGAACGGACGGTTTACAATCTGGTTCACGAAGGTTTACAGCAGTTGCGCCAGCAACTGACCCCTGCCCGGTGGATTATGCTGGCCGGCCTGATGGCTGGGTTACTATTTTTTCTAAAAATTTTCGTATAA
- a CDS encoding MlaD family protein, protein MSTESNKRTVTVGIFVALGILIFIAGVFVLGGQQKRFTRSIKVIAVFNDVGGLKVGNNVWFSGVKIGNIKRIHFLSPSQIEVDMNIEENATEFIRKDANATIGSDGLIGNKIVQIFGGTTKAAPIEDGDRLKTIGAVSSDKLLETLQENSNNLLKVTNDVKELVGNIKRGKGTVGAVMTDSVLADRFRNTLTNLNRASENTVQLTRTVSQFASNLNNKGTLANELVTDTTVFRRLSRSVGQFENAANSANQAVSNLNQTSQNINRASEKLNNANSPLGVLLTDEETAGNLRSTLRNLNRGSQLLNEDLRAAQNNFLLRGYFRKQAKEAEKRKADSTAAANGKL, encoded by the coding sequence ATGTCAACCGAATCAAATAAACGAACGGTCACTGTCGGAATTTTTGTCGCTTTGGGTATCCTGATTTTCATTGCAGGCGTGTTCGTGCTGGGCGGTCAGCAGAAGCGATTTACCCGGAGCATCAAAGTAATCGCCGTTTTCAACGACGTGGGTGGTCTGAAAGTGGGCAACAACGTCTGGTTTTCGGGCGTGAAAATCGGCAATATCAAGCGTATTCATTTTCTGAGTCCGTCGCAGATAGAAGTCGATATGAACATCGAGGAAAATGCGACCGAGTTTATCCGAAAAGACGCCAATGCCACTATTGGCTCCGACGGGCTGATTGGCAATAAGATTGTCCAGATTTTTGGCGGCACCACCAAAGCCGCTCCCATTGAAGACGGCGACCGGCTAAAAACCATTGGTGCCGTAAGCTCCGACAAACTGCTCGAAACGCTTCAGGAGAATAGTAATAACCTGCTGAAAGTCACGAACGACGTGAAAGAGCTGGTAGGCAACATCAAGCGCGGCAAAGGCACGGTTGGGGCCGTTATGACCGACTCGGTGCTGGCCGACCGTTTCCGTAATACATTAACGAACCTGAACCGGGCATCGGAAAATACGGTGCAACTGACCCGCACGGTTTCGCAGTTTGCCAGTAACTTAAACAACAAAGGCACCCTGGCGAATGAGTTAGTGACCGATACAACGGTCTTTCGGCGGTTGAGCCGGTCGGTGGGTCAGTTTGAGAACGCGGCCAACTCTGCCAATCAGGCGGTGTCGAACCTGAACCAGACGTCGCAGAATATTAACCGGGCATCGGAGAAGCTCAACAACGCCAACAGTCCGCTGGGCGTACTGCTCACGGATGAAGAAACGGCGGGCAATCTCCGCAGCACGCTCCGCAACCTGAACCGGGGCAGCCAACTGCTGAATGAAGACCTGAGAGCGGCTCAAAACAATTTCCTGCTGCGTGGCTACTTCCGCAAACAGGCCAAAGAAGCCGAAAAACGAAAAGCTGATAGTACGGCAGCGGCAAACGGGAAACTATAA
- a CDS encoding MlaE family ABC transporter permease: MQSDTNSSDSASTRPVLTRRLDRFFLNLADVSAFMGRFFREAVLPPYEFKEIIRQCYEVGYRSLLLISTTGFITGIVFTNQSRPSLSEFGATSWLPSLIAIAVVRALGPLVTALIAAGKVGSSIGAEIGSMNVTEQIDAMEVSGTNPFKFLVVTRVLATTITIPILTMYTTFIALMGAYINVNQNEETSFTTFIQEVFGALTYLDIFSAIIKSTVFGFTIGMVGCYKGYHSSKGTEGVGKAANASVVTAMFLVFIEELLSLQIANAIRGN; encoded by the coding sequence ATGCAATCTGACACCAATTCTTCTGATTCGGCTTCGACCCGGCCCGTTCTGACCCGCCGACTCGACCGTTTTTTTCTCAACTTAGCCGACGTATCGGCGTTTATGGGCCGCTTCTTTCGCGAAGCGGTGCTGCCTCCTTACGAGTTCAAGGAGATTATTCGGCAGTGTTACGAAGTCGGCTATCGGTCGCTGCTGCTGATTTCAACCACGGGTTTTATCACCGGCATCGTTTTTACGAACCAATCGCGCCCCTCGCTGAGCGAGTTTGGTGCTACGTCGTGGCTTCCTTCGCTGATTGCCATCGCGGTTGTGCGGGCATTGGGCCCGCTCGTTACGGCTCTGATTGCTGCCGGGAAAGTGGGATCGAGTATCGGAGCTGAAATCGGTTCGATGAACGTAACCGAACAGATCGACGCGATGGAGGTTTCGGGTACAAATCCGTTTAAATTTTTGGTCGTAACGCGGGTACTGGCAACCACCATTACCATCCCGATTCTGACGATGTACACCACGTTTATTGCACTCATGGGCGCGTACATCAACGTAAATCAGAACGAAGAGACCAGTTTCACGACGTTCATTCAGGAAGTGTTCGGAGCACTTACCTATTTGGATATTTTCTCAGCTATTATCAAATCGACGGTCTTTGGCTTTACTATCGGGATGGTAGGCTGTTATAAGGGCTACCATTCGTCGAAAGGCACCGAAGGCGTAGGCAAAGCCGCCAATGCCTCGGTCGTAACGGCCATGTTTTTAGTATTTATCGAAGAACTGCTGTCGCTACAGATTGCCAATGCGATCCGGGGAAACTAA
- a CDS encoding cation:dicarboxylate symporter family transporter, translating to MKKIVTNLTFWVLTAITAGALLGHFAPDTAVRMEVLGKTFISIVKLFINPIIFLTITLGIVGMSDLKKVGRVGGKAILYFEIVTTLALLIGILVANIIRPGDGVVAKQSSADISKYTKGAAEFSWLNFFLDNTTIQVLLLAIVLGVVLNRVSAKDQIVSYLSVASKWVFKGLHLVMLFAPIGAFGGMAFTIGKYGLATLLPLGKLMITVYTTMALFIFGVLWLILRTYRISLLRFLRYIREELLIVLGTSSSEAALPSLMEKLERAGVSKSVVGLVVPAGYSFNLDGTTIYLSMATLFLAQVYGVELTMSQLLTIIGILMVTSKGAAGVTGSGFIVLASTLQAIQVIPLEGLALLLGVDRFMSEARSITNFIGNGVATLWLASNEGELDRAKLEHAFANVQQTEDIQQDNIDYVRR from the coding sequence ATGAAAAAAATCGTTACCAACCTCACGTTCTGGGTGCTTACGGCTATTACGGCTGGGGCTTTGCTGGGCCATTTTGCCCCCGATACCGCCGTTCGGATGGAGGTGCTGGGCAAAACATTTATCAGCATTGTCAAGCTGTTTATCAACCCCATTATTTTCCTGACCATTACGCTCGGCATCGTAGGCATGAGCGACCTCAAGAAAGTGGGGCGCGTGGGCGGCAAGGCCATTTTGTACTTTGAGATCGTAACCACGCTTGCCCTGTTGATTGGGATTCTGGTTGCCAACATCATCCGGCCCGGCGACGGCGTGGTGGCCAAACAAAGCAGTGCTGACATCTCGAAATACACCAAAGGCGCGGCTGAGTTTAGCTGGCTGAATTTTTTCTTGGACAACACCACCATTCAGGTATTGCTGCTGGCCATTGTGCTGGGCGTTGTGCTCAACCGGGTTTCGGCTAAAGACCAGATTGTAAGCTACTTATCGGTAGCCTCGAAGTGGGTGTTCAAAGGGCTGCATTTGGTGATGCTGTTCGCGCCCATCGGTGCGTTCGGCGGCATGGCGTTTACCATTGGCAAATATGGACTGGCAACGCTGCTGCCGCTGGGCAAGCTGATGATTACGGTTTACACCACAATGGCCCTGTTTATTTTCGGGGTGCTGTGGCTGATTCTGCGAACTTACCGGATTTCGTTGCTGCGGTTTCTGCGCTATATACGCGAGGAGTTGCTGATTGTGCTGGGTACGTCGTCGTCGGAAGCAGCCCTGCCGAGTTTAATGGAAAAGCTCGAACGGGCCGGGGTCAGCAAATCGGTAGTCGGGCTGGTGGTTCCGGCAGGTTATTCGTTCAACCTCGACGGCACAACCATCTACCTCTCGATGGCGACGTTATTTCTGGCACAGGTCTACGGCGTTGAGCTGACTATGAGTCAGTTACTAACTATTATTGGTATTCTGATGGTAACGTCGAAAGGGGCAGCGGGGGTAACGGGCAGCGGGTTCATTGTGCTGGCAAGCACGTTGCAGGCCATTCAGGTAATACCGCTCGAAGGGCTGGCCCTGCTGCTGGGCGTTGATCGGTTCATGTCGGAAGCCCGCAGCATCACCAACTTCATCGGCAACGGCGTAGCCACGCTCTGGTTAGCCAGCAACGAAGGCGAACTCGACCGCGCCAAACTGGAACACGCGTTTGCCAACGTACAGCAAACCGAAGACATTCAGCAGGATAATATCGATTACGTGCGCCGATGA